The Lentzea guizhouensis genome contains a region encoding:
- a CDS encoding FAD-dependent oxidoreductase, whose translation MKDRKAVRIPAPAGRSQFTGDVPVVAVVGGGIAGLAAATLLAERGARVVLYERESYLGGRVGGWRTELADGSEVTMTRGFHAFFRQYYNLRSLLRRIDPDGRALTPMPDYPLWHARGDRDSFAGMPTTAPWNVLAFLRRSPTFRWRDLPDINPEAALKLLDVSVPGVYDELDGIDAAEYLERVRFPEAAHALAFEVFSRSFFAHPRDMSAAELAVMFHIYFLGSNEGLLFDVAADPFPHGLWDPLGQRLLELGADVRTGVGVESVKRGGTKRFTVTTGDGVVDADAVVLAADVNGLRAVVESSPDLGDADWRARVTGLRTAPPFLVSRYWLDRPVDRPGFIGTSGYDLLDNVSVLDGYEHEARAWAARSGGSVVELHGYAIPSDVDEAEAKRRLWDQLTEVYPETKGAKVVDERHEWRADCPLFPAGGYDSRPRVRTPDDFLVLAGDLVRIDLPVALMERAATTGFAAANQLLSRWGVTGTDLWTVPVEGRVPLLRAAARRRRSA comes from the coding sequence ATGAAGGACCGCAAGGCGGTGCGGATCCCCGCGCCCGCCGGACGTTCCCAGTTCACCGGTGACGTGCCGGTCGTCGCTGTCGTGGGTGGCGGCATCGCGGGTCTCGCGGCGGCCACCCTGCTCGCCGAACGCGGGGCGCGGGTCGTGCTGTACGAGCGCGAGAGCTACCTGGGCGGCAGGGTCGGCGGGTGGCGCACGGAGCTCGCCGACGGCAGCGAAGTGACGATGACGCGCGGGTTCCACGCGTTCTTCCGGCAGTACTACAACCTGCGTTCGCTGCTGCGGCGGATCGACCCGGACGGCCGGGCGCTCACGCCGATGCCCGACTACCCGTTGTGGCACGCGCGGGGCGACCGCGACTCGTTCGCCGGGATGCCGACGACCGCGCCGTGGAACGTGCTGGCGTTCCTGCGGCGCAGCCCCACGTTCCGCTGGCGCGACCTGCCGGACATCAACCCCGAGGCGGCGCTGAAGCTGCTGGACGTGTCGGTTCCCGGGGTCTACGACGAGCTCGACGGCATCGACGCCGCCGAGTACCTGGAGCGGGTGCGGTTCCCGGAGGCGGCGCACGCGCTCGCGTTCGAGGTGTTCTCGCGCAGCTTCTTCGCGCACCCGCGGGACATGTCGGCCGCGGAGCTCGCCGTCATGTTCCACATCTACTTCCTCGGCTCGAACGAGGGGCTGCTGTTCGACGTCGCGGCCGACCCGTTCCCGCACGGGCTGTGGGACCCGCTCGGCCAGCGCCTCCTCGAGCTGGGCGCCGACGTGCGCACCGGTGTGGGCGTCGAGTCGGTGAAACGGGGTGGGACCAAGCGTTTCACCGTCACCACCGGGGACGGTGTGGTGGACGCCGACGCCGTGGTGCTCGCCGCCGACGTCAACGGGCTGCGCGCCGTCGTCGAGTCCTCACCGGACCTCGGCGACGCGGACTGGCGGGCGCGCGTCACCGGGTTGCGGACCGCGCCGCCGTTCCTGGTGTCGCGGTACTGGCTCGACCGGCCGGTCGACCGGCCCGGGTTCATCGGCACCAGCGGCTACGACCTGCTCGACAACGTCAGCGTGCTCGACGGCTACGAGCACGAGGCACGCGCCTGGGCGGCGCGCTCCGGTGGTTCGGTGGTGGAGCTGCACGGGTACGCCATCCCGTCCGATGTGGACGAAGCGGAGGCGAAGCGGCGGCTCTGGGACCAGCTGACCGAGGTCTACCCCGAGACGAAGGGCGCGAAGGTCGTCGACGAGCGGCACGAGTGGCGGGCCGACTGCCCGTTGTTCCCCGCCGGTGGTTACGACAGCAGGCCGCGGGTGCGCACGCCGGACGACTTCCTCGTGCTGGCGGGTGATCTGGTGCGGATCGACCTGCCGGTGGCGTTGATGGAACGGGCGGCCACGACCGGGTTCGCGGCGGCCAACCAGCTGCTGAGCCGGTGGGGCGTGACGGGAACGGATCTCTGGACGGTTCCCGTCGAAGGTCGTGTGCCACTGCTGCGTGCGGCCGCGCGCCGGCGGAGGTCGGCGTGA
- a CDS encoding carotenoid biosynthesis protein → MNVEVGPVAVRRPARVLPAVAWICGALVVLAQIVYSMTEPQDRLFTTVSSVVAFAVASVCDALARFGPRAAVLLVVTAGGGGLLAETIGVHTGFPFGDYRYTGSLGLDVLGVPVVVALAWVMMCWPALLVGRSLARGPGWTVVAVGAWALAAWDVFLDPQMVDAGHWAWADPSPALPGVEGVPLTNYAGWLLVATLMIATLHRTVGTPRVSRELDLRAGPAPVLYLWTYGSSVWAHAAFFGRPWVSAVAGVLMGLVAVPFAVALWRAHR, encoded by the coding sequence GTGAACGTCGAAGTGGGGCCTGTCGCGGTGCGCAGACCTGCCCGCGTGCTGCCCGCCGTGGCGTGGATCTGCGGTGCGCTCGTCGTGCTGGCGCAGATCGTGTACTCCATGACCGAACCGCAGGACCGGCTGTTCACGACGGTCTCGTCGGTGGTCGCGTTCGCGGTGGCGTCGGTGTGCGACGCCCTGGCCCGGTTCGGGCCGCGTGCGGCGGTGCTGCTGGTGGTCACCGCCGGTGGCGGCGGTCTGCTGGCCGAGACCATCGGTGTGCACACGGGCTTTCCGTTCGGGGACTACCGCTACACGGGGTCGCTCGGCCTGGACGTCCTGGGCGTCCCGGTGGTCGTGGCACTGGCGTGGGTGATGATGTGCTGGCCCGCGTTGCTCGTCGGCCGGTCGCTCGCGCGCGGTCCGGGGTGGACGGTCGTCGCCGTCGGCGCGTGGGCCCTGGCGGCGTGGGACGTGTTCCTCGATCCGCAGATGGTCGACGCGGGCCATTGGGCGTGGGCGGACCCGAGCCCGGCGCTGCCCGGCGTGGAGGGTGTGCCGCTCACGAACTACGCCGGTTGGCTGCTGGTCGCGACGCTGATGATCGCCACCCTGCACCGGACCGTCGGTACGCCCCGCGTTTCGAGAGAGCTCGACCTGCGCGCCGGACCGGCTCCCGTGCTGTACCTGTGGACCTACGGCTCGTCGGTGTGGGCGCACGCGGCGTTCTTCGGCCGGCCCTGGGTCTCCGCGGTGGCCGGCGTGCTCATGGGCCTGGTGGCGGTGCCGTTCGCGGTCGCGCTGTGGCGGGCACATCGGTGA
- a CDS encoding glycosyltransferase family 2 protein, giving the protein MRRFLRAAVRGAAVGSAVAAAHALVNARLMRVPPADPPRCQEKVSVLVPARNEAHRIAATIRSLRNQVGVPELEVVVLDDGSSDGTAGEVRRVAGDDERVRVVTGGELPAGWLGKPHACAQLADLAQGGVLVFVDADVVLVPHAIASAVALLRENDLDVVSPFPRQLADGAGARLVQPLLQWSWLVFLPLRLAERSPRPSLAAANGQFLVVDATAYHRSGGFAGIATAVLDDIALLRAVKRSGGRGVVVDGSTVAACRMYEDWAEVRDGYEKSLWSATGSPVAAAVLSVVLAWLYVLPPVAALAGSRAGAAGYAAGVLTRVVTARATGGRVWPDALAHPVSVGVLLTLVARSWRARRAGVLRWKDRSLRESS; this is encoded by the coding sequence GTGAGGCGGTTCCTGCGTGCGGCGGTGCGCGGTGCCGCCGTCGGTTCGGCCGTGGCCGCGGCCCACGCCCTGGTGAACGCGCGGCTGATGCGGGTGCCACCGGCTGATCCGCCCCGGTGCCAGGAGAAGGTGTCGGTCCTGGTGCCCGCGCGGAACGAGGCGCACCGGATCGCGGCAACAATCAGGTCGCTGCGCAACCAGGTCGGCGTGCCCGAGCTGGAGGTCGTCGTCCTCGACGACGGGTCGTCCGACGGCACCGCCGGCGAGGTGCGCCGGGTCGCCGGCGACGACGAGCGGGTCCGCGTCGTCACGGGCGGCGAGCTCCCGGCCGGGTGGCTGGGCAAGCCGCACGCCTGCGCCCAGCTGGCCGACCTGGCGCAGGGCGGTGTGCTGGTGTTCGTCGACGCGGACGTCGTGCTGGTGCCGCATGCGATCGCGTCGGCCGTGGCGTTGTTGCGGGAGAACGACCTCGACGTGGTGTCGCCGTTCCCGCGCCAGCTCGCCGACGGCGCCGGGGCCCGGCTGGTCCAGCCGTTGCTGCAGTGGTCGTGGCTGGTCTTCCTGCCGTTGCGCCTGGCCGAGCGCTCGCCCCGGCCGTCGCTGGCCGCGGCGAACGGGCAGTTCCTGGTCGTCGACGCCACCGCCTACCACCGCAGCGGCGGGTTCGCCGGCATCGCCACCGCCGTGCTCGACGACATCGCGCTCCTGCGTGCCGTCAAACGCAGCGGCGGCCGGGGTGTGGTCGTCGACGGCAGCACGGTGGCGGCCTGCCGGATGTACGAGGACTGGGCGGAGGTCCGGGACGGCTACGAGAAGTCGCTGTGGTCGGCCACCGGCAGTCCGGTGGCGGCGGCGGTGCTGTCGGTCGTGCTCGCCTGGCTGTACGTCCTGCCACCGGTCGCCGCGCTCGCCGGGTCGCGCGCCGGTGCCGCCGGGTATGCCGCGGGAGTGCTCACCAGGGTCGTGACCGCGCGCGCCACCGGTGGCCGGGTGTGGCCGGACGCCCTCGCCCACCCCGTGTCGGTGGGTGTCCTGCTGACGCTCGTCGCCCGGTCGTGGCGCGCCCGGCGGGCAGGGGTGTTGCGGTGGAAAGACCGATCGTTGCGGGAGAGCAGCTGA
- a CDS encoding phytoene desaturase family protein, with product MARVAVIGAGMGGLAAAARLAKNGHDVTVYEQASGPGGKLGTLQRDGFTFDTGPSLLTLPHVYRDLFAVTGAPLDDLVEIVPVEPTCRYRFPDGSELDMPHAEEHVEAALTDAFGPEAAQQWRAVLTDAERLWDLVGEPVLQNPLNGVRDLLRRSASVRDLMAIAPWRTLRGVGERRLTDPRLRMLLDRYATYSGSDPRRTPALMTVVPFVEQRFGGWYVRGGLRRLGDALHGRCVDLGVRFRFSATVTAIESGSGGVTGVRLQDGERRPADVVVSDVDAEQLYGDLVTDRRSHRPHRMLRKTQPSLSGFVLLLALRGKTPDPAHHRVLFPADYDDEFDSIFGRHPRPVPDPTVYVCAPDDPAVAPEGDEAWFVLVNAARQGDVDWTAPELADSYADRVLRVMAERGVDVRDRVRWREIRTPADWARDTGSVGGSIYGSSSNGPRAALLRPANRSPLPGLFLVGGSAHPGGGLPLVAMSAQIVARLVGPA from the coding sequence GTGGCACGGGTAGCGGTGATCGGCGCCGGCATGGGCGGGCTGGCCGCGGCGGCGCGACTGGCGAAGAACGGGCACGACGTCACCGTGTACGAGCAGGCCTCCGGTCCCGGTGGCAAGCTCGGCACCTTGCAGCGCGACGGGTTCACGTTCGACACCGGGCCGTCGTTGCTGACGCTGCCCCACGTCTACCGCGACCTCTTCGCGGTCACCGGTGCACCGCTGGACGACCTCGTGGAGATCGTCCCGGTGGAACCGACCTGCCGCTACCGCTTCCCGGACGGCTCCGAGCTCGACATGCCGCACGCCGAGGAGCACGTCGAGGCGGCGCTGACCGACGCGTTCGGTCCTGAGGCGGCACAGCAGTGGCGGGCGGTGCTCACCGACGCCGAACGGTTGTGGGACCTCGTCGGCGAACCGGTGCTGCAGAACCCGCTCAACGGCGTCCGCGATCTGCTGCGCCGGTCGGCGAGCGTGCGGGACCTGATGGCGATCGCGCCGTGGCGCACGTTGCGCGGGGTGGGCGAACGGCGGCTGACCGACCCGCGGCTGCGCATGCTGCTCGACCGCTACGCCACCTACAGCGGCTCCGACCCGCGCCGCACGCCCGCGTTGATGACGGTCGTGCCGTTCGTCGAGCAGCGGTTCGGCGGCTGGTACGTGCGCGGCGGGCTGCGCCGGCTCGGCGACGCCCTGCACGGCCGGTGCGTCGACCTCGGTGTGCGTTTCCGCTTCAGCGCAACGGTCACCGCGATCGAGTCCGGCAGCGGCGGGGTCACCGGTGTGCGCCTGCAGGACGGCGAACGGCGCCCCGCCGACGTGGTCGTGTCCGATGTGGACGCCGAGCAGCTGTACGGGGACCTGGTCACCGACCGGCGCTCGCACCGTCCACACCGGATGCTGCGCAAGACCCAGCCGTCGCTGTCCGGGTTCGTGCTCCTGCTGGCGCTGCGCGGGAAGACCCCGGACCCCGCCCACCACCGCGTGCTCTTCCCCGCCGACTACGACGACGAGTTCGACTCTATCTTCGGCCGGCACCCCCGGCCGGTGCCGGACCCGACGGTCTACGTGTGCGCACCGGACGACCCCGCCGTCGCACCCGAGGGTGACGAGGCGTGGTTCGTGCTGGTCAACGCCGCACGGCAGGGCGACGTCGACTGGACAGCGCCGGAACTCGCCGACTCCTACGCCGACCGCGTCCTGCGGGTCATGGCCGAGCGCGGCGTGGACGTCCGCGACCGGGTGCGCTGGCGGGAGATCCGCACACCGGCCGACTGGGCCCGCGACACCGGCTCGGTCGGCGGGTCGATCTACGGTTCGTCGTCCAACGGCCCGCGCGCGGCGCTGCTCCGGCCCGCCAACCGCTCTCCCCTGCCCGGCCTGTTCCTCGTCGGCGGCTCGGCCCACCCCGGCGGCGGGCTGCCGCTCGTGGCGATGTCAGCGCAGATCGTCGCCCGCCTGGTCGGTCCGGCCTGA
- a CDS encoding CDP-alcohol phosphatidyltransferase family protein, with protein MLALLLVVASGVLDGLDGAVALRTGRVRPLGAVVDAVADRLADLLLVLVLLVLGAEPWWCAAIGGSVLLHEYARAKAQAVGMTSAGAITVAERPIRVIVVAIACAGTGFAPGGTPVLGWGWAAVSALVWAGCAVVGFGQLAAGIHRELDGRPWTGPFGSGRTDQAGDDLR; from the coding sequence TTGCTGGCGCTGCTGCTGGTCGTGGCGAGCGGAGTGCTGGACGGGCTGGACGGTGCCGTCGCCCTGCGCACCGGGCGGGTGCGGCCGTTGGGCGCGGTGGTGGACGCGGTCGCCGACCGGCTCGCGGACCTGTTGCTGGTGCTGGTCCTTCTCGTGCTCGGCGCCGAACCGTGGTGGTGCGCGGCCATCGGCGGGTCGGTGCTGCTGCACGAGTACGCGCGGGCGAAGGCGCAGGCCGTCGGGATGACGTCGGCCGGTGCGATCACGGTGGCGGAACGGCCGATCAGGGTGATCGTGGTCGCGATCGCCTGTGCGGGAACGGGTTTCGCGCCCGGCGGCACGCCGGTCCTCGGGTGGGGCTGGGCCGCCGTGTCGGCTCTGGTGTGGGCGGGGTGTGCCGTGGTCGGGTTCGGCCAGCTGGCCGCCGGGATCCACCGGGAGCTCGACGGGCGGCCGTGGACGGGGCCGTTCGGGTCAGGCCGGACCGACCAGGCGGGCGACGATCTGCGCTGA
- a CDS encoding YhjD/YihY/BrkB family envelope integrity protein, whose translation MHVLRAVAAATSSALRGKDLLLWAAGLTFFSALGLVPLLLLALRGVAVLFGPQLVTDGARTLGGSLPSAHDPTAALVQLAEAATTTSWPLMAAALFPATLYGEGLRRGLVQAAGERVTRWTGWAGRIAFLPVLLLAPLLVALPLSFASTVGSLYEGGGWSTVLGVVLSFHLDMVPICVTVALVFAFVGPVALPVRTLLAAGVGVGAVLTGFLHGFVLFLAIPVDWAIPYGGLAGPGAVAALGLWLFLLHGLLLFGYRITLSTHDVLNT comes from the coding sequence ATGCATGTACTCCGCGCGGTGGCAGCGGCTACGTCGAGCGCGCTGCGCGGCAAGGACCTCCTGCTGTGGGCCGCCGGGCTGACGTTCTTCTCCGCACTGGGCCTGGTCCCGTTGCTGCTGCTCGCGTTGCGCGGGGTGGCGGTGCTGTTCGGCCCGCAGCTCGTGACCGACGGCGCCCGGACGCTCGGCGGGTCCCTGCCGAGCGCGCACGACCCCACCGCCGCGCTCGTCCAGCTCGCCGAGGCGGCGACGACCACGTCCTGGCCGCTGATGGCCGCGGCACTGTTCCCCGCGACGCTCTACGGCGAGGGCCTGCGCCGAGGCCTGGTGCAGGCGGCCGGTGAACGGGTGACCAGGTGGACCGGCTGGGCCGGCCGGATCGCGTTCCTGCCGGTGCTCCTGCTGGCGCCGCTGCTGGTCGCGCTCCCGCTGTCGTTCGCCTCGACCGTGGGCTCGCTGTACGAGGGCGGCGGCTGGTCCACGGTGCTCGGCGTCGTGCTGTCGTTCCACCTCGACATGGTCCCGATCTGCGTGACCGTCGCCCTGGTATTCGCCTTCGTCGGGCCCGTCGCACTCCCGGTGCGCACCCTCCTGGCGGCCGGCGTGGGCGTCGGCGCGGTGCTCACGGGCTTCCTGCACGGTTTCGTGCTGTTCCTGGCGATCCCGGTGGACTGGGCGATCCCCTACGGAGGCCTGGCGGGACCGGGGGCGGTGGCCGCGCTCGGGCTGTGGCTGTTCCTGCTGCACGGCCTGCTGCTGTTCGGCTACCGGATCACGCTCAGCACACACGACGTGCTGAACACATAG
- a CDS encoding SRPBCC family protein, with the protein MSTITKSVDVEADVTSVYNQWTQFAEFPRFMEGVERIDQTDDTHTHWVVNIAGVTREFDATITEQHPDERVAWRSDEGPNHAGVVTVHRLDDAHTRVTVQMDVDPDGFVENVADKLGILDRRVQADLDRFKTFIEKRGGAETGAWRGDVERPGQSDPGTLGL; encoded by the coding sequence ATGAGCACGATCACCAAGTCCGTCGACGTCGAAGCCGACGTGACCAGCGTCTACAACCAGTGGACCCAGTTCGCCGAGTTCCCGAGGTTCATGGAAGGCGTCGAGCGGATCGACCAGACCGACGACACCCACACCCACTGGGTCGTCAACATCGCGGGCGTGACCCGCGAGTTCGACGCCACCATCACCGAACAGCACCCGGACGAGCGCGTGGCCTGGCGCTCCGACGAGGGCCCCAACCACGCCGGCGTCGTGACGGTGCACCGCCTGGACGACGCCCACACCCGCGTAACGGTCCAGATGGACGTCGACCCGGACGGCTTCGTCGAGAACGTCGCCGACAAGCTCGGCATCCTCGACCGCCGCGTCCAGGCCGACCTCGACCGGTTCAAGACGTTCATCGAGAAGCGCGGCGGCGCCGAGACGGGCGCCTGGCGCGGCGACGTCGAGCGCCCCGGCCAGTCCGACCCCGGCACGCTGGGCCTCTGA
- a CDS encoding NAD(P)-dependent oxidoreductase, giving the protein MQSQDDNTQHASPLQAGARVAVVGAGRMGLPISRNLAAAGWNVVVTDIRPEVADAVRSSGARWKPSAQAAAAGADVLVTVLPGIPEIRSLMSGPASLLRELPTGAAWLDLTSSSPLPMRAIQEDARSRGVAVLEAPMGGGPEAAAAGTLQLFAGGDATSYEFLLPLLETIADRISLVGGAGSGYTAKLLVNLLWFGQAVASAEAMLLGQAAGLDVEALRALLANSAAGSDFLRHDLGRVFAGDYLPLFGVDRCVEELEAVTELFREHGVPSELSQVVTRVHQEAAARFGPVDGELMAVALLEERAGTPLRPQPIAPSD; this is encoded by the coding sequence GTGCAATCCCAGGATGACAACACACAGCACGCGTCGCCCCTCCAAGCCGGCGCGCGGGTCGCCGTCGTCGGCGCCGGCAGGATGGGCCTGCCGATCAGCCGCAACCTCGCCGCAGCAGGCTGGAACGTCGTGGTGACCGACATCCGGCCCGAGGTGGCCGACGCGGTGAGATCCTCTGGTGCCCGGTGGAAACCTTCCGCTCAAGCGGCCGCAGCCGGCGCGGACGTGCTGGTCACCGTCCTCCCCGGAATCCCGGAGATCCGCTCACTGATGAGCGGCCCGGCATCGTTGTTGCGAGAGCTGCCCACCGGCGCCGCCTGGCTCGACCTGACCAGCAGCTCGCCTTTACCGATGCGCGCCATCCAGGAAGACGCGCGCTCCCGTGGCGTCGCGGTGCTGGAAGCACCCATGGGCGGTGGACCGGAGGCCGCGGCGGCGGGCACCCTCCAGCTCTTCGCCGGAGGTGACGCCACCAGCTACGAGTTCCTCTTGCCGTTGCTGGAAACGATCGCCGACCGCATCTCCCTGGTGGGCGGGGCCGGTTCGGGCTACACCGCCAAGCTCCTGGTGAACCTGCTGTGGTTCGGGCAGGCGGTGGCGAGCGCGGAGGCGATGTTGCTCGGGCAGGCGGCCGGCCTGGACGTGGAGGCACTCCGCGCATTGCTGGCGAACAGCGCGGCCGGCAGTGACTTCCTGCGGCACGACCTGGGCCGCGTGTTCGCCGGCGACTACCTGCCGCTGTTCGGGGTGGACCGCTGTGTCGAGGAACTGGAAGCGGTCACCGAGCTGTTCCGCGAGCACGGCGTGCCGTCCGAGCTGTCCCAGGTGGTCACGCGGGTCCACCAGGAGGCCGCCGCCAGGTTCGGGCCGGTGGACGGTGAGCTGATGGCGGTCGCCCTGCTCGAAGAACGAGCCGGAACGCCACTGCGTCCGCAGCCGATCGCCCCATCTGATTAA
- a CDS encoding cupin domain-containing protein: protein MTIAHLVQREQQQTLEWLHNGLFSVLLDSEATEGKLTVGRFDVPKGEAPPFHTHTKEDEVFLLLQGSALVWAGEEEHELAEGGIVYLPRNLPHSYRITSDRADLLLIATPGGIEEMFRHAGRDVSTPRPDGFEISQEKLAEAAALAGSVIVGPPR, encoded by the coding sequence ATGACGATCGCGCACCTCGTTCAACGCGAACAGCAGCAGACCCTCGAATGGCTCCACAACGGACTGTTCAGCGTGCTGCTGGACAGCGAAGCCACCGAAGGAAAGCTCACCGTCGGCCGGTTCGACGTTCCGAAGGGCGAAGCCCCGCCGTTCCACACGCACACCAAGGAGGACGAGGTCTTCCTGCTGTTGCAGGGATCCGCGCTCGTCTGGGCGGGGGAGGAGGAACACGAGCTCGCCGAGGGCGGCATCGTCTACCTGCCGCGCAACCTGCCGCACAGCTACCGGATCACCTCCGACCGCGCCGACCTCCTGCTCATCGCCACGCCGGGCGGGATCGAGGAGATGTTCCGCCACGCCGGCCGCGACGTCTCCACGCCGCGCCCGGACGGGTTCGAGATCAGCCAGGAGAAGCTCGCCGAGGCCGCCGCGCTGGCCGGTTCGGTGATCGTCGGCCCGCCGCGCTGA
- a CDS encoding alpha/beta hydrolase, with translation MSYSYDPQVAEALAPVFAAMAGTTPPPVGDVVARRAALEGLISHSDTAQPVPSDVTLTDHRLVTADGATLRLRWYARTGAAAEPGPAAVYYHGGGMILGHIDLFDGSLARYVSASGTPVLSVDYRRAPEHPHPTPVEDAYAGLVWLHEHAARLGVDPARIAVFGDSAGGGLAAAVSILARDRQGPAIAKQVLLMPMLDDRNLTPDPTWRPSCCGRGTTTAPAGRVARRRRRRTDVPATAAPARVADPTGLPPAYIEVGQLDIFRDEDMTYALRLSQAGVPVEFHLHPGVPHEFEGLAFTTDVARRVIADRVRVLASL, from the coding sequence ATGTCGTACAGCTACGACCCCCAGGTCGCCGAAGCCCTCGCACCCGTCTTCGCCGCCATGGCCGGCACCACGCCGCCGCCGGTCGGTGACGTCGTCGCCCGCCGGGCGGCGCTGGAGGGGTTGATCAGCCACTCCGACACGGCCCAGCCGGTGCCCTCCGACGTCACCCTGACCGACCACCGGCTCGTCACCGCCGACGGCGCCACGCTGCGGCTGCGGTGGTACGCCAGAACCGGTGCGGCCGCCGAGCCCGGCCCGGCGGCGGTGTACTACCACGGCGGCGGCATGATCCTGGGCCACATCGACCTGTTCGACGGGTCCCTCGCCCGGTACGTCTCCGCGTCCGGCACGCCGGTGCTGTCGGTGGACTACCGCCGCGCCCCGGAGCACCCGCACCCGACGCCGGTCGAGGACGCCTACGCCGGGCTGGTGTGGCTGCACGAGCACGCCGCGCGGCTCGGTGTCGACCCGGCCCGCATCGCCGTGTTCGGCGACAGCGCCGGCGGTGGCTTGGCCGCCGCCGTGTCGATCCTGGCGCGCGACCGGCAGGGGCCCGCGATCGCCAAGCAGGTCCTGCTCATGCCGATGCTCGACGACCGCAACCTCACGCCGGACCCGACCTGGCGCCCTTCGTGCTGTGGTCGTGGGACGACAACCGCACCGGCTGGGCGCGTTGCTCGGCGACGCCGCCGGCGGACCGACGTGCCCGCGACCGCCGCGCCCGCCAGGGTGGCCGACCCGACCGGCCTGCCGCCCGCCTACATCGAGGTCGGGCAGCTCGACATCTTCCGCGACGAGGACATGACCTACGCGCTGCGCCTGTCGCAGGCGGGCGTGCCGGTGGAGTTCCACCTGCACCCCGGCGTGCCGCACGAGTTCGAAGGCCTCGCCTTCACCACGGACGTCGCCCGGCGCGTCATCGCCGACCGGGTCCGGGTGCTGGCGTCCCTCTGA
- a CDS encoding glycosyltransferase produces MRTTRESNSGVAERTVQDARSARGLTGFLEATRGGAVAALLAQTRRRREEPVSAPGEVLREIRALHERLRPDWYVVDQIDYATTLAVYALGLPFVSYVTGHPTYLVARDEQFFGMPQTWPSAVHPSPEELAELAAEVRLTDRAFTDAHVRFLGEFAPAVPVPRRAFALTSSHAAVVNYPDLPWLPPLPAHQEQVFLGHCTTPEPLDDAWLDRVRGHKVLLVALGTFLSARHDVLRTVVRGALRIPGLTVVVAAGGRVAELADLAADPRVVVESVVPQRALLRHVVAMVHHGGNNSFTECLEAGVPAVVLPFSSDQFCIAHDAERAGAGVCLDPSSATSDDVTKALRSVLDEPEPFTGLRDAVRAAGPDVGAAQLLEVLRHRSPR; encoded by the coding sequence ATGCGAACGACGCGCGAGTCGAACAGCGGCGTCGCCGAGCGGACCGTGCAGGACGCGCGGTCGGCGCGTGGCCTCACCGGTTTCCTCGAAGCCACCAGGGGAGGAGCGGTGGCGGCACTGCTCGCGCAGACACGGCGACGCAGGGAGGAACCGGTGTCCGCTCCTGGCGAGGTCCTGCGTGAGATCCGCGCGCTGCACGAGCGCCTGCGTCCGGACTGGTACGTCGTCGACCAGATCGACTACGCCACGACGCTGGCCGTGTATGCGCTCGGACTGCCGTTTGTCTCTTATGTCACAGGGCATCCGACCTATCTCGTGGCTCGTGACGAGCAGTTCTTCGGCATGCCGCAGACGTGGCCGTCCGCCGTGCACCCGTCACCGGAGGAGCTCGCCGAGCTCGCCGCGGAGGTCCGCCTGACCGACCGCGCGTTCACCGACGCGCACGTCCGCTTCCTCGGCGAGTTCGCCCCCGCGGTTCCGGTGCCGCGCCGTGCGTTCGCGCTGACCTCCTCCCACGCCGCGGTGGTGAACTACCCCGACCTGCCGTGGCTGCCGCCTTTGCCGGCCCACCAGGAACAGGTCTTCCTCGGGCATTGCACGACCCCGGAACCGCTCGACGACGCCTGGCTCGACCGCGTGCGCGGCCACAAGGTGCTCCTCGTCGCACTCGGCACGTTCCTGTCCGCGAGGCACGACGTGTTGCGCACGGTTGTTCGCGGTGCCTTGCGGATCCCGGGTCTGACGGTGGTGGTCGCCGCAGGGGGACGGGTCGCCGAGCTCGCCGACCTGGCCGCTGATCCGCGGGTCGTCGTGGAGTCCGTTGTGCCGCAGCGAGCATTGCTGCGACATGTTGTCGCGATGGTGCACCACGGCGGCAACAACTCGTTCACCGAATGCCTGGAGGCCGGGGTTCCCGCGGTGGTGCTGCCGTTCTCCAGCGACCAGTTCTGCATCGCCCACGACGCCGAGCGGGCCGGCGCGGGCGTGTGCCTCGATCCCAGCAGTGCGACGTCCGACGACGTGACGAAGGCGCTGCGGTCGGTGCTGGACGAGCCGGAGCCGTTCACGGGCCTGCGTGACGCCGTGCGCGCGGCAGGGCCGGACGTGGGCGCTGCCCAGCTGCTGGAGGTGTTGCGGCACCGGAGTCCCCGGTGA